A window of the Acidovorax sp. YS12 genome harbors these coding sequences:
- a CDS encoding histone deacetylase family protein: protein MTVSKTGFYTHEDCRKHEMGPGHPECPERLDAIQDRLLVSGVSDALEHLEAPLASLNDIELAHDRLHVAALRGLTLRLVEEQAAGGPEHTSLDSDTSINAHTWTAALRAAGAAMAATDAVLAGELENAFCMVRPPGHHATRSKAMGFCFFNNVAVAAKYALQRHNLQRVAVIDFDVHHGNGTEDILAGDARALMCSFFQHPFYPYSGDHEPAANMCNVPVPAYTRGMDIREIVEMMWIPRLEEFKPELIFISAGFDAHREDDMGQLGLTEQDFTWITQRIKDVARRYCGGRIVSCLEGGYVMSPLARSVEAHVRVLADL from the coding sequence ATGACTGTGAGCAAGACGGGCTTTTACACCCACGAGGATTGCCGGAAACACGAAATGGGGCCGGGCCACCCGGAATGCCCCGAACGGCTGGACGCGATCCAGGACCGGTTGCTGGTGTCGGGCGTTTCCGACGCGCTGGAGCACCTGGAGGCCCCGCTGGCCTCGCTCAACGACATCGAGCTGGCGCACGACCGCCTGCACGTCGCGGCCCTGCGCGGCCTGACGCTGCGGCTGGTGGAGGAGCAGGCGGCGGGCGGCCCCGAGCACACCTCGCTGGACTCCGACACCTCCATCAACGCCCATACCTGGACCGCCGCGCTGCGCGCCGCGGGCGCCGCAATGGCGGCCACCGATGCGGTGCTGGCCGGCGAGCTGGAAAACGCCTTCTGCATGGTGCGCCCGCCCGGCCACCACGCCACGCGCAGCAAGGCCATGGGCTTTTGCTTCTTCAACAACGTGGCCGTGGCCGCCAAGTACGCGCTGCAGCGCCACAACCTGCAGCGCGTGGCGGTGATCGACTTCGACGTGCACCACGGCAACGGCACCGAGGACATCCTGGCGGGCGACGCGCGCGCGCTGATGTGCAGCTTCTTCCAGCACCCGTTCTACCCCTACAGCGGCGACCACGAGCCGGCGGCCAACATGTGCAACGTGCCGGTGCCGGCGTACACGCGCGGCATGGACATCCGTGAGATCGTCGAGATGATGTGGATTCCGCGCCTGGAGGAGTTCAAGCCCGAGCTGATCTTCATCAGCGCCGGGTTCGACGCGCACCGCGAGGACGACATGGGCCAGCTCGGCCTGACCGAGCAGGACTTCACCTGGATCACCCAGCGCATCAAGGACGTGGCGCGCCGCTACTGCGGCGGGCGCATCGTCTCGTGCCTGGAGGGCGGCTACGTCATGAGCCCGCTGGCGCGCAGCGTCGAGGCCCACGTGCGGGTGCTGGCCGACCTCTGA
- a CDS encoding enoyl-CoA hydratase — protein sequence MTPTPELLQATRDARGVVTLTLNDPARFNALGADMLTALQQALDGVARDEGARVVVLAAQGRAFCAGHNLKEMAQHPELAYYQQLFAQCSRMMLSIHKLPVPVIARVHGMATAAGCQLVAQCDLAVASEDASFATSGIHYGLFCATPSVPLVRNVPAKRAMEMLLTGDFIDARTALDQGLVNRVVPPEALDAEVEKLVQSILGKPRVAVAMGKAVVYQHRELGLDAAYQLAGQTMAANMMDADAQEGARAFAEKRQPAWKA from the coding sequence ATGACCCCCACCCCCGAGCTTCTCCAGGCCACGCGCGACGCGCGCGGCGTGGTCACCCTGACGCTGAACGACCCGGCGCGCTTCAATGCGCTGGGCGCCGACATGCTGACCGCGCTGCAGCAGGCGCTGGACGGCGTGGCGCGCGACGAGGGCGCGCGCGTGGTGGTGCTGGCCGCCCAGGGCCGCGCGTTCTGCGCCGGCCACAACCTCAAGGAAATGGCGCAGCACCCGGAACTGGCTTACTACCAGCAGCTGTTCGCCCAGTGCTCGCGCATGATGCTGTCGATCCACAAGCTGCCCGTGCCGGTGATCGCGCGCGTGCACGGCATGGCCACGGCGGCGGGCTGCCAGCTCGTTGCCCAGTGCGACCTGGCCGTGGCCAGCGAGGACGCCAGCTTCGCCACCAGCGGCATCCACTACGGCCTGTTCTGCGCCACGCCCAGTGTGCCCCTGGTGCGCAACGTGCCCGCCAAGCGGGCCATGGAGATGCTGCTCACCGGCGACTTCATCGACGCGCGCACGGCGCTCGACCAGGGCCTGGTCAACCGCGTGGTGCCGCCCGAGGCGCTGGACGCGGAGGTGGAGAAGCTCGTGCAGTCCATCCTCGGCAAGCCGCGTGTGGCCGTGGCCATGGGCAAGGCGGTGGTCTACCAGCACCGCGAGCTGGGCCTGGACGCCGCCTACCAGCTCGCCGGCCAGACCATGGCCGCCAACATGATGGACGCCGACGCGCAGGAGGGCGCCCGCGCCTTCGCCGAAAAGCGCCAGCCCGCCTGGAAGGCCTGA
- a CDS encoding mechanosensitive ion channel: MAQSADKPMFDDVGHWFERFLQPGALVELGVLAACVALAWALVQRLSPKGQAQDRRSILWGRSVVDGALFPLTLLALAYAARALVALWLPLAVFKLAIPALVALAVIRTGAKVLQAAFPESAWVRPIERTLSWAGWAAMVLWVTGLLPLLLHDLEDITWKVGNTTMSVRTLIEGAVTAGLVMIVALWISSAIDGWLLRSATGSSLSVRKALSNALRALLLFLGLTIALSAVGIDLTALSVLGGAVGVGIGFGLQKLAANYVSGFVILAERSIRIGDNVRVDNFEGRITDITGRYTVIRSGGGRESIVPNEMLMTSRVENLSLADLRVWHSTVVSVGYDSDVDLVMRLLGEAALASPRVLRDPAPSVALSAFGADGLEFTVGFWINDPENGTLGLRSQINLGILRALRAHGVDIPYPQRVLHWQGGTPPQ; encoded by the coding sequence ATGGCGCAGTCTGCGGACAAGCCGATGTTCGACGACGTCGGCCACTGGTTCGAGCGCTTCCTGCAGCCCGGGGCGCTGGTCGAGCTGGGCGTGTTGGCCGCCTGCGTGGCCCTGGCATGGGCGCTGGTGCAGCGGCTGTCGCCCAAGGGCCAGGCGCAGGACCGGCGCTCCATCCTCTGGGGCCGCAGCGTGGTCGATGGCGCGCTGTTCCCGCTCACGCTGCTGGCGCTGGCCTACGCGGCGCGCGCGCTGGTGGCGCTGTGGCTGCCGCTGGCCGTGTTCAAGCTGGCCATTCCCGCGCTGGTGGCGCTGGCGGTGATCCGCACCGGCGCCAAGGTGCTGCAGGCGGCCTTCCCGGAATCGGCCTGGGTGCGGCCCATCGAGCGCACCCTCTCGTGGGCCGGCTGGGCGGCCATGGTGCTGTGGGTGACCGGGCTGCTGCCGCTGCTGCTGCACGACCTGGAGGACATCACCTGGAAGGTGGGCAACACCACCATGTCGGTGCGCACGCTGATCGAGGGGGCGGTCACCGCGGGCCTGGTGATGATCGTGGCGCTGTGGATCTCCTCGGCCATCGACGGGTGGCTGCTGCGCTCGGCCACGGGCAGCAGCCTGTCGGTGCGCAAGGCCCTGAGCAACGCCCTACGCGCGCTGCTGCTGTTTCTCGGGCTCACCATCGCGCTGTCGGCGGTGGGCATCGACCTGACGGCGCTGTCGGTGCTGGGCGGCGCGGTGGGCGTGGGCATCGGTTTCGGCCTGCAGAAGCTGGCCGCCAACTACGTGAGCGGCTTCGTCATCCTGGCCGAGCGCAGCATCCGCATCGGCGACAACGTGCGCGTGGACAACTTCGAGGGGCGCATCACCGACATCACCGGGCGCTACACCGTGATCCGCTCGGGCGGGGGGCGCGAGTCCATCGTGCCCAACGAGATGCTGATGACCAGCCGCGTCGAGAACCTTTCGCTGGCCGACCTCAGGGTGTGGCACTCTACCGTGGTCAGCGTGGGCTACGACAGCGACGTCGATCTGGTCATGCGCCTGCTGGGCGAGGCGGCGCTCGCCAGCCCGCGCGTGCTGCGCGACCCCGCGCCCAGCGTGGCGCTGTCGGCCTTCGGCGCCGATGGCCTGGAGTTCACCGTGGGCTTCTGGATCAACGACCCGGAAAACGGCACGCTGGGCCTGCGCTCGCAGATCAACCTGGGCATCCTGCGCGCCTTGCGCGCGCATGGCGTGGATATTCCCTACCCGCAGCGGGTGCTGCACTGGCAGGGCGGCACGCCTCCGCAGTAG
- a CDS encoding electron transfer flavoprotein subunit beta/FixA family protein, producing the protein MKVLVPVKRVVDYNVKVRVKSDNTGVDIANVKMSMNPFDEIAVEEAVRLKEKGVVTEIVAVSCGVAQCQETLRTAMAIGADRGILVETDAELQPLAVAKLLKALVDKEQPGLVILGKQAIDDDANQTGQMLAALADLPQATNASKVELAADKVSVTREIDGGLETLALGLPAVITTDLRLNEPRYVTLPNIMKAKKKPLDTVKPEELGVDVAPRLKTLKVSEPPKRGAGVKVADVATLVEKLKNEAKVI; encoded by the coding sequence ATGAAGGTTTTGGTCCCTGTCAAGCGCGTGGTGGACTACAACGTGAAGGTCCGCGTGAAATCGGACAACACGGGCGTGGACATCGCCAACGTCAAGATGAGCATGAACCCCTTTGACGAAATCGCCGTCGAGGAGGCCGTGCGCCTGAAGGAAAAGGGCGTGGTGACCGAGATCGTTGCCGTCTCCTGCGGCGTGGCGCAGTGCCAGGAGACCCTGCGCACGGCCATGGCCATCGGCGCCGACCGCGGCATCCTGGTCGAAACCGACGCCGAGCTGCAGCCCCTGGCCGTGGCCAAGCTGCTCAAGGCCCTGGTGGACAAGGAACAGCCCGGCCTGGTCATCCTGGGCAAGCAGGCCATCGACGACGACGCCAACCAGACCGGCCAGATGCTGGCCGCGCTGGCCGACCTGCCGCAAGCCACCAACGCCAGCAAGGTCGAGCTGGCCGCCGACAAGGTCAGCGTGACCCGCGAGATCGACGGCGGCCTGGAAACCCTGGCCTTGGGCCTGCCCGCCGTCATCACCACCGACCTGCGCCTGAACGAGCCGCGCTACGTCACCCTGCCCAACATCATGAAGGCCAAGAAGAAGCCGCTCGACACGGTCAAGCCCGAAGAGCTTGGCGTGGACGTGGCCCCGCGCCTCAAGACCCTGAAGGTCAGCGAGCCGCCCAAGCGCGGTGCGGGCGTGAAGGTGGCCGACGTGGCCACCCTGGTCGAAAAACTCAAGAACGAAGCGAAGGTGATCTAA
- a CDS encoding electron transfer flavoprotein subunit alpha/FixB family protein, which produces MSVLVIAEHDNASIKGATLNTVTAAAACGGDVHVLVAGEGAAAAAQAAAQIAGVAKVIHADGASLKNGLAENVAAQVLALQGSGAGNYSHILFPATASGKNVAPRVAAKLDVAQISDITKVVGADTFERPIYAGNAIATVQSADATKVITVRTTGFDAAAATGGSAAVEAAAAVADAGKSSYVGSEIAKSDRPELTAAKIIVSGGRALGSAEKFNEVMTPLADKLGAAIGASRAAVDAGYAPNDLQVGQTGKIVAPQLYIAAGISGAIQHLAGMKDSKVIVAINKDPEAPIFSVADYGLEADLFTAVPELVKAL; this is translated from the coding sequence ATGTCGGTACTCGTTATTGCTGAACACGACAACGCATCCATCAAGGGCGCAACGCTCAACACCGTCACCGCAGCAGCCGCTTGCGGCGGCGACGTGCACGTGCTGGTGGCGGGCGAGGGTGCCGCCGCAGCCGCTCAGGCCGCAGCCCAGATCGCCGGTGTTGCCAAGGTCATCCACGCCGACGGCGCGAGCCTGAAGAACGGCCTGGCCGAAAACGTCGCCGCGCAAGTGCTGGCACTCCAAGGCAGTGGGGCGGGCAACTACAGCCACATCCTGTTCCCCGCCACCGCCAGCGGCAAGAACGTGGCACCCCGCGTGGCCGCCAAGCTGGACGTGGCGCAGATCAGCGACATCACCAAGGTGGTGGGCGCCGACACTTTCGAGCGCCCCATCTACGCTGGCAACGCCATCGCCACCGTGCAAAGCGCAGATGCCACCAAGGTCATCACCGTGCGCACCACCGGCTTTGACGCCGCAGCCGCCACTGGCGGCAGTGCCGCCGTGGAAGCGGCAGCCGCCGTGGCCGACGCGGGCAAGAGCAGCTACGTGGGCAGCGAAATCGCCAAGAGCGACCGCCCCGAACTCACCGCCGCCAAGATCATCGTCTCCGGCGGCCGTGCGCTGGGCAGCGCCGAGAAGTTCAACGAAGTCATGACCCCGCTGGCCGACAAGCTGGGCGCGGCCATCGGCGCCTCGCGCGCCGCCGTGGACGCGGGCTATGCGCCGAACGACCTGCAGGTGGGCCAGACCGGCAAGATCGTGGCGCCGCAGCTGTACATCGCCGCCGGTATCTCGGGCGCCATCCAGCATCTGGCCGGCATGAAGGACTCCAAGGTGATCGTGGCGATCAACAAGGACCCCGAGGCACCGATCTTCTCGGTGGCCGACTACGGCCTCGAGGCCGACCTGTTCACGGCCGTGCCGGAACTCGTCAAGGCCCTGTAA
- a CDS encoding acyl-CoA dehydrogenase, whose amino-acid sequence MSYTAPVKDMLFAIEHLARIDQVAQIPGFEDAGLETAAAVLEECAKFNEGVVAPLNVEGDRNPSAWKDGQVTTTPGFKQAYRQFAEGGWQGLQHPADFGGQGLPKTIGAACGEMINSANLSFALCPLLTDGAIEALLTAGSDALKATYLEKLISGEWTGTMNLTEPQAGSDLSLVRTKADPQPDGTYRIFGTKIFITYGEHDMADNIVHLVLARVAGAPEGVKGISLFVCPKFMVHADGSLGARNDVHCVSIEHKLGIKASPTAVLQFGDHGGAIGYLVGEENRGLEYMFIMMNAARYGVGVQGIAVAERAYQQAVQYARDRVQSRPVDGSVAGAAAIIHHPDVRRMLMTMRACTEGCRAMASVAAAAYDAAHHHPDAQVRQDNAAFYEFMVPLVKGYSTEMSQEVTSLGVQVHGGMGFIEETGAAQHYRDSKILTIYEGTTAIQANDLVGRKTSRDGGQMAKAIAAQIEKTEGELAASGTAAAQAVAQRLAAARAAFLEAVDFVAGNTKAQPNAVFAGSVPYLMLAGNLVAGWQMGRALLVAQAKAAAGEDLAFMQAKVATARFYAEHILVKASGLRDAIVHGGESACALPLEAF is encoded by the coding sequence ATGAGTTACACCGCCCCCGTCAAAGACATGCTCTTCGCCATCGAGCACCTGGCCCGCATCGACCAGGTGGCCCAGATCCCCGGTTTCGAGGACGCCGGCCTGGAAACCGCCGCCGCCGTGCTGGAGGAGTGCGCCAAGTTCAATGAAGGCGTGGTGGCTCCGCTCAACGTCGAGGGCGACAGGAACCCCTCGGCCTGGAAGGACGGCCAGGTCACCACCACCCCCGGCTTCAAGCAAGCCTACCGCCAGTTCGCCGAAGGCGGCTGGCAGGGCCTGCAGCACCCGGCCGACTTCGGCGGCCAGGGCCTGCCCAAGACCATCGGCGCGGCGTGCGGCGAGATGATCAACAGTGCCAACCTGAGCTTCGCGCTGTGCCCGCTGCTCACCGACGGCGCCATCGAGGCGCTGCTCACCGCCGGCAGCGACGCGCTCAAGGCCACCTACCTGGAGAAGCTGATCTCCGGCGAGTGGACCGGCACCATGAACCTGACCGAGCCCCAGGCCGGCTCCGACCTGTCGCTGGTGCGCACCAAGGCCGATCCGCAGCCCGATGGCACGTACAGGATCTTCGGCACCAAGATCTTCATCACCTACGGCGAGCACGACATGGCGGACAACATCGTCCACCTGGTGTTGGCGCGCGTGGCCGGCGCGCCCGAGGGCGTGAAGGGCATCAGCCTGTTCGTCTGCCCCAAATTCATGGTGCATGCCGACGGCAGCCTGGGCGCGCGCAACGACGTGCACTGCGTCTCCATCGAGCACAAGCTGGGCATCAAGGCCTCGCCCACGGCGGTGCTGCAGTTCGGCGACCATGGCGGCGCCATCGGCTACCTGGTGGGCGAGGAAAACCGCGGCCTCGAATACATGTTCATCATGATGAACGCCGCGCGCTACGGCGTGGGCGTGCAGGGCATTGCCGTGGCCGAGCGCGCCTACCAGCAGGCCGTGCAGTACGCGCGCGACCGCGTGCAAAGCCGCCCCGTCGATGGCAGCGTGGCCGGTGCCGCGGCCATCATCCACCACCCCGACGTGCGCCGCATGCTCATGACCATGCGCGCCTGCACCGAAGGCTGCCGCGCCATGGCCAGCGTGGCCGCCGCCGCGTACGACGCGGCCCACCACCACCCCGATGCCCAGGTGCGCCAGGACAACGCCGCCTTCTACGAATTCATGGTGCCGCTGGTCAAGGGCTACAGCACCGAGATGAGCCAGGAAGTCACCAGCCTGGGCGTGCAAGTGCACGGCGGCATGGGCTTCATCGAGGAAACCGGCGCGGCCCAGCACTACCGCGATTCCAAGATCCTGACCATCTACGAAGGCACGACTGCCATCCAGGCCAACGACCTGGTGGGCCGCAAGACCAGCCGCGACGGCGGCCAGATGGCCAAGGCCATCGCCGCGCAGATCGAGAAGACCGAAGGCGAACTCGCCGCCAGCGGCACCGCCGCCGCCCAGGCCGTGGCCCAGCGCCTGGCGGCCGCACGCGCCGCCTTCCTGGAGGCGGTGGACTTCGTCGCGGGCAACACCAAGGCCCAGCCCAACGCCGTGTTTGCCGGCAGCGTGCCCTACCTCATGCTGGCGGGCAACCTGGTGGCCGGCTGGCAGATGGGCCGCGCGCTGCTGGTGGCCCAGGCCAAGGCGGCCGCGGGCGAAGACCTGGCCTTCATGCAGGCCAAGGTGGCCACGGCGCGCTTCTACGCCGAGCACATCCTCGTGAAGGCCTCGGGCCTGCGCGACGCCATCGTGCACGGCGGCGAGAGCGCCTGCGCGCTGCCGCTCGAGGCGTTCTGA
- a CDS encoding nitronate monooxygenase — protein sequence MALPPVLQKPTLPVIGSPLFIISNPQLVIAQCQAGIVGAMPALNARPAEQLDDWLAEITETLAAWDKAHPESPAAPFAINQIVHKSNDRLEHDMQVCAKYKVPIVITSLGAREDVNQAVHGWGGVVLHDVINNKFAHKAVEKGADGLIAVAAGAGGHAGVKSPFALIQEIRQWFDGPLALSGAIASGNAILAAQAMGADFAYIGSAFIATHEARASDAYKQAIVDGSSDDVVYSNLFTGVHGNYLAPSIRAAGLDPENLPESDPSKMNFGGSAAAKAWKDIWGCGQGIGAVDAVTSTADLVARLRREYQAARERLALR from the coding sequence ATGGCCCTGCCGCCCGTTCTGCAAAAGCCCACGCTGCCCGTCATCGGCTCGCCGCTGTTCATCATCAGCAACCCCCAGCTCGTCATCGCGCAGTGCCAGGCCGGCATCGTCGGCGCCATGCCCGCGCTGAACGCGCGCCCGGCCGAGCAGCTCGACGACTGGCTGGCCGAGATCACCGAAACGCTCGCCGCCTGGGACAAGGCGCACCCCGAATCGCCCGCGGCGCCGTTCGCCATCAACCAGATCGTGCACAAGAGCAACGACCGCCTGGAGCACGACATGCAGGTGTGCGCCAAGTACAAGGTGCCCATCGTCATCACCAGCCTGGGCGCGCGCGAGGACGTGAACCAGGCCGTGCACGGCTGGGGCGGCGTGGTGCTGCACGACGTCATCAACAACAAGTTCGCGCACAAGGCCGTGGAAAAGGGCGCCGATGGCCTGATCGCCGTGGCTGCCGGCGCGGGCGGCCACGCGGGCGTGAAGAGCCCGTTCGCGCTCATCCAGGAGATCCGCCAGTGGTTCGACGGCCCGCTGGCCCTGTCCGGCGCCATCGCCTCGGGCAACGCCATCCTGGCGGCGCAGGCCATGGGGGCGGACTTCGCCTACATCGGCTCGGCCTTCATTGCCACGCACGAGGCGCGCGCCAGCGACGCCTACAAGCAGGCCATCGTCGATGGCAGTTCTGACGACGTGGTCTACAGCAACCTGTTCACCGGCGTGCACGGCAACTACCTGGCCCCGTCGATCCGCGCCGCCGGGCTGGACCCGGAGAACCTGCCCGAGTCCGACCCGAGCAAGATGAACTTCGGCGGCAGCGCCGCCGCCAAGGCCTGGAAGGACATCTGGGGCTGCGGCCAGGGCATTGGCGCCGTGGACGCAGTCACCAGCACGGCCGACCTGGTGGCGCGCCTGCGCCGCGAGTACCAGGCCGCGCGCGAGCGCCTGGCGCTGCGCTGA
- a CDS encoding helix-turn-helix transcriptional regulator translates to MNAPLARRHLDFHDTERPMVAMEANWPAGASTGWHSHPRGQLLYAIEGVMRVDSAAGFWVVPPNRALWLAPGVRHAVRMSGDVQMRTAFIDTARIDALPEHSCVINVSPLLRELLVAAVQVPRDHAEDGRDARLMGLLLDELRTAETLPLHLPVPQDARVRRICEALLDHPADTATAAQWAARLGVASKTVHRLFLQETGMGFAQWREQARLLFALRRLAEGARIIDVAFECGYASQSAFAAMFRRHFGAPPSSVQR, encoded by the coding sequence ATGAACGCCCCGCTCGCCCGCAGGCACCTGGACTTCCACGACACCGAGCGCCCCATGGTCGCCATGGAGGCCAACTGGCCCGCTGGCGCCTCCACCGGCTGGCACTCGCATCCGCGCGGCCAACTGCTCTATGCCATCGAAGGCGTCATGCGGGTCGATTCGGCCGCCGGCTTCTGGGTGGTGCCGCCCAACCGCGCCCTGTGGCTGGCCCCTGGGGTGCGGCACGCGGTGCGGATGTCTGGCGACGTGCAGATGCGCACGGCCTTCATCGACACGGCACGGATCGATGCCCTGCCGGAGCACAGCTGCGTCATCAACGTCTCTCCGCTGCTGCGCGAGCTGCTGGTGGCCGCCGTCCAGGTGCCGCGCGACCATGCCGAGGACGGCCGGGACGCACGGCTGATGGGGCTGCTGCTCGATGAGCTGCGCACGGCGGAGACGCTGCCCCTGCATCTGCCCGTTCCCCAGGACGCACGGGTGCGCCGCATCTGCGAGGCCCTGCTGGACCACCCTGCCGACACCGCCACGGCGGCCCAATGGGCGGCACGGCTGGGGGTCGCCAGCAAGACCGTGCACCGGCTGTTCCTGCAAGAGACCGGCATGGGCTTCGCCCAGTGGCGCGAGCAGGCACGGCTGCTGTTCGCGCTGCGCCGCCTCGCCGAAGGCGCGCGCATCATCGACGTGGCCTTCGAGTGCGGCTATGCCAGCCAGAGCGCGTTCGCCGCCATGTTCCGGCGGCATTTCGGCGCCCCGCCCTCCAGCGTGCAGCGCTAA